A genomic stretch from Mya arenaria isolate MELC-2E11 chromosome 10, ASM2691426v1 includes:
- the LOC128204260 gene encoding uncharacterized protein LOC128204260 gives MADDIHRPHHLLAARLTGEDKEVTDEGTFRTIVDRFNRLDEVTKAIQSVGVDQCGIIFGIDYTTSNETQGKNTFGGNSLHTVKEKTINPYQEVICILGETLEPLDDDGIIPAYGFGDKGTPDRKLFPLKPENDCDGFMEVMDVYNHVTPGLKLGGPTNLAPLIDEAVHIVKNTKKYHILVIATTGQLACQAETVASIVTASNFPLSIIVVGVGDGPWDAMNDFDDLLPERIFDNFQFVNFHKVKQGARNPQASVALAALMEIPDQYMYIKDLKLVEKLS, from the exons ATGGCGGATGATATTCATAG ACCGCATCATCTCTTAGCTGCCCGACTGACGGGAGAGGATAAGGAGGTCACGGATGAGGGAACGTTCAGGACGATTGTTGACCGCTTCAACAGACTTGATGAAGTAACCAAGGCCATACAGTCCGTCGGGGTGGACCAGTGTGGAATCATATTTG GTATCGACTATACGACGAGTAACGAGACCCAGGGTAAGAATACATTCGGTGGTAACAGTCTTCATACGGTCAAGGAGAAGACAATTAATCCGTATCAAGAG GTGATCTGTATTTTGGGTGAAACTCTGGAACCGCTAGACGATGATGGCATCATCCCAGCCTACGGCTTCGGGGACAAGGGCACACCAGACCGGAAGTTGTTCCCTCTCAAACCAGAG AACGACTGTGATGGATTTATGGAGGTGATGGACGTGTACAATCACGTGACCCCTGGTCTGAAGCTTGGTGGACCTACAAACCTTGCGCCTCTCATTGACGAGGCAGTACACATCGTAAAGAACACCAAAAAG TACCACATCCTTGTGATAGCAACGACAGGGCAGCTAGCATGCCAAGCGGAAACAGTCGCCTCCATCGTCACTGCATCCAACTTCCCCCTTTCCATCATTGTCGTAGGAGTCGGGGACGGTCCATGGGACGCCATGAACGACTTTGATGACCTACTTCCGGAGAGGATATTTGATAACTTTCAGTTTGTGAACTTCCACAAAGTGAAGCAAGGCGCTCGGAACCCACAGGCGTCTGTGGCGCTCGCTGCCCTTATGGAAATTCCcgatcaatacatgtatataaaggaCTTGAAACTCGTGGAGAAACTCTCTTGA